Below is a genomic region from Syngnathoides biaculeatus isolate LvHL_M chromosome 5, ASM1980259v1, whole genome shotgun sequence.
catcaggGGAACGCGTTTCGGCCGTGCTAACGGAATTAGCCTCTTAGCGCAACAGGAGTTCAGTTCTTGGTCCAAGGAGGCTCTGCGGGTCAAAGGTCAAAGGGTCGCTCGTTAGGTTCTACGGAGGTCAGAGTGGTCCCGCGGTGGTTCGATTCAAGTCCTTTTGGTTCCAATTGAGTTCTACTGAAATCCTTTTGGGTCATATGAGATTTGACAGCAGTCACTGGATCCAGCCAAGTCGTTTGCGTTCCTAGCAGGttcaaaaactgtccaaatgtTTTCAAGCAAGTTCAGATGAAGCCAACGTGTTCCTAATGAGGTTCTGCTAAAGCCAGAGGGTTCTAGTGAAGTTCCTGTCAAGTCAGTAATTCCAATGAATTCATAGCGTCATTCAGGTTTTAAAGGCGGTTCCGAATCAAGTCCGGGAGGCGCAAATGAGCTTAGTGAGGTTGCGCCAAAGTCATTCTGGTCCAATGAGTCCACCAAGGTCGCACGAGGTTCTCCTTAGAGTTTCGCTCAAGTGGGCCAAAGGTGGTGGTCTCAAGTCAGAATGGTTCTGATGAGGTCCAACTACAAGCATTGTGATTCTAACAACGTTTGACCAAAGAAAGTGATTTTAATGAGCTTTTACTAAAATCAAAGTGGTCCGACGGAGGCTTAACAATCATTTTTGGTTCCGATAAGGTTCTACTGAGGCCCTTTTGCTTCTCATTAAGTCAAAAAAGTTCTCATCGACAGTTACGAGGTTCCTCTAATGTGGTTCTGGAGTCATTTTGGTTCCACCACATTCAAATATGCTCTAAAAAGTCGTCCTAAGGCGCTTCTATGGTATAAATGTGCTTCTACCGAGGTTGGAATGAAGTTCATTCGGTTCTGGTTCTGATCTACGCGAGTCAAATAAAGTGGAATGAGGGAGTTTGTGACATGATGGGAGGCGGGAAGCACTTCCTGTTCTGAAAGGAAGGgcgggacacacacacacacacacaccagaagaTGAAGACCAGGTCCTCCTTCTTGGACTCCTTGGTCTCATAGGTGGCGTCGTAGAGTCCGTATCGGCAGTCGTTGAGGGGGAGGAGCTTGACGAAGCAGGCGTACGGGTCGTCCACCGTCTGGCCGATGTCGCCCACCAGGATCTGTTTGCCTTCCTCCACCACGATCTTCTTGCGGTCGTCGCTGAGGCAGAAGAGCACCGCCTTCTTGCGCTGCTTCACCTCTTCCGGCGTCCGGTGCGACTTGCGCACCTTCATGTCGTTGAACACTTTGATGACTTCGTCGTTCACGGTCACGCCCGATGCCTGGCGGGGGAAAAAACGGAGCGGTCCATATTCTACTTCATCAACGCGGCGATCGAAGCGAATTGCGCCTCATTGTTTCTCGCTTCAACGCCCGTTGATCTTGTGGCGCTCCCCCTGCCCACCAGGGGGCAGTCAAATACGCGGACAGCAATTAAGTTGGGGGCTCATCTGAGATTCTAACAGGGTTGAAATTGCCATTTTGCAAATGTGATATTGGAGTGACAGCGACCACTTGGGCGGGCGTAGCGTCAGT
It encodes:
- the LOC133501074 gene encoding cofilin-2; its protein translation is MASGVTVNDEVIKVFNDMKVRKSHRTPEEVKQRKKAVLFCLSDDRKKIVVEEGKQILVGDIGQTVDDPYACFVKLLPLNDCRYGLYDATYETKESKKEDLVFIFWAPEGAPLKSKMIYASSKDAIKKKFTGIKHEWQVNGLDDIQDRSTLAEKLGGNVVVSLEGKPL